The nucleotide window CTCATGAGACTTCAATGTATGTGAAGAAACATGATGCCATACCTAAGATTTGTTACATTATATATTCACTTTTGCATCTGTCCTTATATCTTGTGTTGTATTTTGTTGCTGCATAAATAATCCTGAAAgcacatataaaatatgtacTGAGGTGATGCTGTGGATCATGTTGTTGGCATTCATCCTCATATATGAAGCTTAAATAGCTGGACTTCACCAATAATAATACTAAGATGCAGCAACATGGCTCTTAGTTATTGTAGATTGTTGTGGCATATTGAAACATGGTGCTAAACTGTGTGAGCATAAACTTGATGACTTGAGAGAACCATTCAAATATGCTTTCTGATTCCAAATACTGTAGTTTTAGTGTTCAAATCTAATAGACAACAGTACTTCAATGATGAGTGTGagacttaaaaaacaaaagtgaATCTGTTAATATGTTGAAATTAATTCCTAGTGAATCCACTTAATTAGAGCAGGTACCACAGGAAGATTTATAggtttttaatttctgttacaaattttctattttgaGAAAATCTGTGTATTGCTCTACtctcatttaatttaatttggcGTTTTGTGATGTTTAGAGTATATATTTGATGATTTCACTATAGTAAACAGATTATCTATCCTCTTTATAGTTTCAGCTGGAGTCGATTTTTTGTCACATTTCCAAATCTTATCGTGATGAACCTGCACggatgatttttcctttttgatttcTATGCCTTTTAGGAGTTTTACTTGATCTTATCTTTCTATGGAATACTGAGTTTGACATCAGTTGCTACTTGTTCTGAATGCAAACATCTTTTGTGTCCCTCTTATGATCACTCGActtaacaaatttgatttagaaTGTTGGGATTTTGTTATAACAACAACATTGCCCTAGTACCAGTTAATGTTGCACGTATATTTTCGATATATCAATGAAAAAAGAGATAGCAACATTTGGAGGTATCGAACTATCACATTTTTTCTATCAAAGGgattaaactttgtttttttctattgaagagattgaattttgaaaatttcctaTTAAAATGActgaatttttagattttcttacTAATTACCTTGCTTccaaaataaacaatcataatTGTGCTTATTCGAtacctttaataaaaaatactaaaagtttAGTCTTTCTATAGAAAAGTTTGAAAGTTTGATTCTTTCAATAGGAAAATCAAAAAGTTTGGTCGATTCAATAGAATAAAACAAAGTTTAACTGCTTTAATAGAAAACTGTAATAGTTCAATTTCTCCAAGTGTTGTTATCCCTTCAAAAAATTGTTGGAATTTAGATATTTGGAATTTTCTTCATATGTGCATCGATGTCTTTGTTCTTGGATTGCAGACCTTCCATTCTTGTTAGTGATATCTTGTGGCAGTATGGAGAGCCTCAGCCTGTTACAACATCACACCAATTGTTGAGGAGGAAAGAGGCTCCACCAGGTATAGTTTTTTGCGtccttttaattataaaatttgcttATGCTAATGGCATTCCATCATAAAAATGGAATTGGGCATTAGGGTACTTTTGACACTTTTAATTATAGTAAATGATATTAGCAATTTCTTTTTCGTTGTATTTTTGGTCTCCTATTACGACATATAATATCTCTGttatctataaaatattatgtacgaaaaaaatatttgaattgctATGTATGTTTGAGATGGATGGTTGGAAATCAACAAAACTATATGCACTTATAATGAATACCAATTTGGatactaatattaatttgtcACCACATGATTGggcgattttaaattaagaataaaataacatccaattatatagtaatatatcatcattgTTTCCTAAATTAGtactaattataaattgtatattagCATTGCTTGTAGGAAATATGCCTTGTTGAGGTCATGTAGGAAGCAAAGGCATTATAGCTGATTGCTAAAGTCTTCGAAAGAGTATTGTTAAACTTGAGCTATATCTGTCAAAGCATCATCAAGAAGTTTTCTATTTGTTGATAAAAAACATGGATGGTTAAACTTGTCATGGACTTTTTAACCTTTGAACACATAGGAATGTTTGGATCATGTCAGAAAATTTCCGTTTCAGTTGTCTTACACTAAAACATTAGGATACTAGAATCATTTCTGAAACCCAACCATCCGAACAATCTTGGAGACACTTGCTATAAAGTGGGAATGTTTTATTCATCTATAAcccaaatgatatttttctctgaaattgattaaaaaggAACTTTATAGTAGGAGATAGAGAGAGATCCGATTGTTGGACTACTTAGATGCAGCCATTTTGAGGATTAGAATTTTTATTCTCACtagaaaatatcttttattatattgaaatattttaaattacctTTTCCTTATTTATTGCCATGATTAAGtttgttgaatattgttttcctttctttcttaaCTAAATGCAAAATAGATGCTGATTACTCTTGAGAATAAAGAAGTTGTGTTTGTCTCAGTGTTGAGCTCTCAATCTCCCTCTGTTGAACATACCTTCGAGGAGAGAGAAGCTGCATATTTGGCTGCCCGGGAACGAATTTTTTCAACGGATGTGGGAGCAGTAAGAGAACCTGTTAGGCAGAAGCCACGAAATGTTCCTGACGCTGCTCGGCGAATGATTGCACATGCATTGGGCCAAAAAGTGAAAACACGTACTCAACCCGATGTCACTAAAGACGATAAAGAATCTGCACAATTAGCCAATGAAGTTAACACCCAGAACAATGATAAAGCCAGACCCAATTCAAGTTCAGAAACTTATCAAGAAACCACTTCCTCACCAGGACGAAATACCAACTTTCGTGGTAAACCAAAGGGCAATCTCCAAAAATGTAGAACACCATCACAAAGTGATAGAACTACAACTCAGGAACCAGCTGAAATGCGTTGCACCAATGGCAGAGAGTCTCAACATGGAAGAAGTAAAACCAGTGTCAGCAAAGAGTACTCCAAGGCAGAACATTTGGGAGCTGCAAAGAGAATGTTTGCTCAAGCCCTGGGTTTACACTCAGCCAAAGATGGTTTCCATTTGAAATGCAATGAGACCAAGTAACTTGAAATCAATCATTGTGCACAccaatgaaaatttcaaaagacTTTCACTGATATTTACTGGCTGAGGGGAATGAAAAGGAAAGAATTAAAGCTCCAAGTGTACTCTTTTGGTTGCTTGCATCTTCCGTGATAAGCTTGTGGGCATTTTTGTAGCCAAAGCTTGTTAAAGCCAACCCCAAAATGAGCCAGCTTCTCCCAGTGTCATCATAGTACTGGCGCAATAACATTATCCAAATAGCTATAGATGTTAGAGAATGGTAACATGTACCAATCATCCTTTATGTATCATTGAAGTGTATACAGTTCATTGTTTTTCAGAACTAATTTTAGATTGAATGTTAAAGTTAACATGCATCGTAGATCATGGAAATGCTGTTAGCGTCTGTAATGTTATCTTTCATTTTGTTCTTGGTGAGAGTATGATTCCCCTTGTTTATTGTATGTGTGAAAGAACTGTAATGTACTTATAATTATGTTTGTACTtcaaatgttatattatgtggTCACATGATCTTAGGCAGAATGACGTTTTTTCACCTTTTGAGTTTGCCCATTTGTCaacttatttgttaaatctgTCAATAAAATCTGTTATAGACCTGGAAGATTTTTTGAGAGATTTTAAAGCAGTCCGGGACACGCACTTCTGTTACTGTCAACAAGGCTTGTATCTGGAACGTAAACTGGATTTGTTGCTGTGTTtgtaaaattaagaaaatattgtactcaactatttatatatataaaagagatatTCGAACTAATTAAGATTCAGGGATTCCAATTTTTACTTCATTTCCATTTAGCAGGACATTCTCACATAACAAATAACTGAAATACGACAGTGACTAATTTCCAGTTTTCGAGAGGCTGGAGCTGTCCCCTTGActtcttttcttgatttttcttACTGTCTATCCTTCAAAGCCAGGACCTTTTCTTCCATTTCCTTCCCATAACCTTTCTCCATTCTTGCTTTGCCCCATCAGCGGAGGTTGCCTTTGTTGGTTGGTTGCTCAGAACGTGGGATTGTTTGCCTGCTACCTGCTCTTTTCTTGAATGCAAGGCATTTGTAATTCCCATATGCATGACATCTGTAGCTCCCAAAGCCCTACCACCTGTACTTATTTTTCCCATCTCTTTGCTTCTCTTCACATGTACATCTGTGCtaacaaaatcttaaattttttataatgttggtggaaagacaaaattatggtttatctttattgaagttaaataaaagttttcttcccaaaattttaaatttcttttcagctgggttaaaagtttaatatgatatagGTTTTCATCTTCATAGTAGTTATGTCATCTCCCTTTGTTAAGTCGCTTTTACACCTCTATTAGAACGATTAGGattttttttgagaattttatcaattttgttcaATTCGAATGGCCTTGATCTTGCCACATTAGACTCATATCATACTTCCATTGTCGTTGTTGTGTTTGCTCCATCTTTAGAGTTGTGAGCAACCataactcaaaatcaaactcatttGAGCATCTCAGTTGTTGATGATTATGAGACTTTATTCTATTATTGTACCATTTcagattgagattgagagaagTTGTAGTAATATTTGTCGCCCCTATAGTCTGATGGCATCTGACACTGCTGCTTATAGAAACATCttatcaacaaattttttttcaacggTCGAAAAAtggaaaaggagaagaaaaggaaaaaaaagacagaagaaaaaaagtaGTGTTccaatgaaaatttaatttatttatattattcaaagtgtaaatgatattaatattattatatattaaaataagtgacaattaaaataatgtttgaCTTGGATAGTTAAATGAGAAAATAGAATTTTCTCAATGTAAAGGGTGAGATAGTCATTTCATCATAGTTTTGGGGGTGGGGTTGGGGAGTGATGTGGTGACATATGATTCCGCCAATAATCTTATCAAATCTTTGAATTATACTGAACAAAGTCCTCTGTTTCTTCTGATTCTCTCTCAATGTCTCTGTTTCGTAGAAGAGAATAACTTCGCTTTCATGCTTACAGAGATTTATAGAAGGATGAAACTTTGATAGGAATAGAATCATGAAGCGTTGAGATTGGGGCTGGACCTGAACCTCGTTTAGGGTTAATCTCGAAAATTAACGTAATTTACCTTAATTTAAATTCgtttagatcaaattcaaattgaaaaaattagcTCATTTTTACAACCGAATTAAACTCGAATTAGAAGCAATGGTTTTTTACACCAGATCAATAGTTGAATCAATTGCCTTATTGATTCAAGATTTCTATACCACTATAATTGAATGAATCATCATGGGAGattgaattatcattttataatattatacaattatgTCATTAATTAATAGGagtattatatatcatatattcaCAAATTTACCATTATAAAGAATCAGTGTGACTTGTTTATTTATACTGATAATATAATACACAaatttgagtataaataattcacataaattgCAATTAATTTCaccttgaattaaaaaaattcatatttgttCTATGCCATTTGCGTTCACTTTTGGAGAAATGCTTAGTTCTagtaataattttaagttataagttttatttttaaattagtttgtaAACTGTCAAATGAGATAAATCTCCGTTTAAACAGTTTTTTCCAGTTAAACAGCCTTCATTAGATTTTACTGACTTTTTAATTAgtcaacaattaaataaaaactatacCGAATTAAGGACCAATTCCTAGGTAAACTAAATGAACCAATCAATACAATCTAATTGTAAAAACATTAGTTAAATGTTCAACTCAATCTGAATCTCAAACCAAGCATTTActtgattcaatttaagtttgatttgtgattcaattcaaatcatattaaacaattatcaaaacgatatagttttattcattattGGATACAACACATTTTATCAGTAAGTTGCAAACTTGAATCATGACTTGATCCATTTCCAACCCTACTTGAGATGAATGGTAAACTATGGAAGTAATCAAGAGATGAATTACATTCCATTCAAACCTCTTTCTTACTTCATTGCTTTTATGCTCCAACTTTTCCCTTTCGCTACACAATACAATGTTATGAAATTCCCACCCTTTATCCATCACATTATTCACCCTACATTGTCATACACACTTCAAGGTAAAACCAAGTAGAATAGAAGCATTGGATGTGAAGAAAATCCCCTCATAACCAGAATTTGGTAGGtaattgaatcaattcaatCATGAAGTGCATGATTTCAAGTTTCTCTCTTCTTCCcctaatttcttttcttaatcaTAAAGAACAAAAACATATACTCGAAGAAATCAGGGTACTTCCAACTGACTTACGTGTTCGCTTTGGCAAACATCATCTGCAAGATCAACAAAACGCATAAAGAACCTCAAATATACTGCAGCCTGCCCAGAAGCCATCTTCTACTTGGAAAGATACAGCAAAGCTGCAACCACACAAATAATATCAACGAAATTGTCATTGTTTATCATCAATTAATAGTGACCTTGAATGCGGCAAGACGTGAGCCTGTAAGTTACAACCCTGGAAGATCAACAAGGGGTCACGGCCAGGCTGCATACTTAACAGGTCAAACCCCGAGGACGAACAGCTGTGTAAGATCAAGGGTAGATCAAGGGTAACAACTCtttagtgttttcaaaattacGTTCAGCTTTCTGCCACCGGAGACGAAGATTTAGCTGCTAGTTCATGAAGCAAAGATTGTGTAGCGACTAACTTATTTGTCAGCGTCACATTGTACTCGTATAATTGCTGGAAACTTTTCTGGATGTCAGACATCTCCACTTCTGAGCCAGCCTTCAGTACTGCATGGGATAAGCAACAAAGTTACAAAACAAAGCAACTAGAAGTTTTTATGTAGACAATATCTAATGCAGCTCTAAGATGGAAGCACCCCCTCCAATGTTTTAAGACCAGGACTGGACCTTATCCCAGTCAAGGGTATGGTCCATTCAgtgaattgtttaaataaactttaaaattatattcaaaacaattttgctgatttaatcattaaatataaaatatgaattataattaactACGACTGAATTTAGCCTAATGATCACCCATGTCAACCTTTATTTGCAAACTGCCGGGTTCAAGTctcaacaataataaaattttacaaaaataaaaaataaaaaatccttcAGTTAAAAATGTGGCCTAGTGGTGCATGGTATGGTTTCCCATGGCTGGGAATACTCTCAACAATTCTCACAATTTTTTACATTGTTGAACCGCAACTGACCGATCAACCACAGCTCATCTCAGTTCAAAGACAGAAACTAAATTTGCAAAGGCTCGGACTGGACTGGTCATCCGGTCCAAGTTGAACCGGCTAGATCAGTCTTGGTTTCAGAACATTTATCCCCGATGATagtttgtttaaacattgagaaATGAAGGTGAATAGTAAAAATCTGACTCAAAGTCAACCATTCTGTTTTTCAGACTTACACTATCTTTTAATTTAggtcaacaaaaaaaaatagtataaagaTTCTCTTATAGATAATTACATCAAATTTTTCTccatttaatttgtattaaatacaCATACT belongs to Mangifera indica cultivar Alphonso chromosome 2, CATAS_Mindica_2.1, whole genome shotgun sequence and includes:
- the LOC123209649 gene encoding uncharacterized protein LOC123209649 isoform X2 produces the protein MIIDGVLELEPMNSYSRLLLHRLADIFGFAHESVGEGDDRHLILERSHETSIPSILVSDILWQYGEPQPVTTSHQLLRRKEAPPVLSSQSPSVEHTFEEREAAYLAARERIFSTDVGAVREPVRQKPRNVPDAARRMIAHALGQKVKTRTQPDVTKDDKESAQLANEVNTQNNDKARPNSSSETYQETTSSPGRNTNFRGKPKGNLQKCRTPSQSDRTTTQEPAEMRCTNGRESQHGRSKTSVSKEYSKAEHLGAAKRMFAQALGLHSAKDGFHLKCNETK
- the LOC123209649 gene encoding uncharacterized protein LOC123209649 isoform X1, coding for MSMTQFAMVEELAFLVKDNLPCKHLVLSMEEALVNFLQDDNSTDGVLELEPMNSYSRLLLHRLADIFGFAHESVGEGDDRHLILERSHETSIPSILVSDILWQYGEPQPVTTSHQLLRRKEAPPVLSSQSPSVEHTFEEREAAYLAARERIFSTDVGAVREPVRQKPRNVPDAARRMIAHALGQKVKTRTQPDVTKDDKESAQLANEVNTQNNDKARPNSSSETYQETTSSPGRNTNFRGKPKGNLQKCRTPSQSDRTTTQEPAEMRCTNGRESQHGRSKTSVSKEYSKAEHLGAAKRMFAQALGLHSAKDGFHLKCNETK